In Gordonia sp. SL306, the genomic window GGCGCCGTCGAGAGATCGGGTCGCGCGGACCAGGCCCAGCACACCCTGGTACCCGACGTAGGCGTAACCCGAGATGTCCGTGTCCGGTGCATACTTGGCAATGACACTGCGGTACAGGGTGGCCTCGGGGTTGTCGCCGGTGGTCTGGGCGGCAGTGAAGATCTTGGTGCCGTTGATGTTCGAGCCGACGGCGGTGACGACATCCGGGGTGGCGCATGCCTGGATGCCCATCTTCTCACCCGAGAAGCCGAGCGTGCCGAGCGACTTCAGCGCTGCCGTGCAGAGGGTGCCCTCGCCGACCACGACCACTCCTTCGGGCGAGTCCGCAAGGCCGGCGCTGACCTGCGGCGTGGCGTCCGGGGTTCCCGGCGGGATGGTCACGATCTTCAGATCGACGCCACTGGCCTTGAAGGCGGGTGCGCCGATCGCCTTGAGCCCGTTGACCGCCGCCGGGACGTCGATGGTGTAGGCCGTGACGTGCTTCATGTTCTCGCTCTTGGCGTGTGCGGCCATCGCCTGCAGACTCGACGGGAAGCCACCGGTCCACAGGAACGCGTTGTTCGAGGTCAGTTCCTGCATGCTCTGGCCGGAGGCCGACACGTAGGGTATGCCGGCGCCGGTGATGATGGGAACCAGCACGTCACCCTGACCGGTCGTGGTCACCACCACCGCGGACACCTTCTCCTCGACCATCCGGTTCGCACAGTCGCGTGCGGACGTGGGTTCTTCGGCGTTCTTGCACTCCACCAGGTTGATCTTGTGACCGCCGATCCCACCGAGCTGCTCGTTCGCGTACTGAGCCGCCGCCTCGGCGGCCATGCGATTATCGGGTTGCGAGATCGCCTGGCCACCTTCGTTGTTGATCAGTCCGATCTTGATCTCGCCACCGGTGGCCGCCTTGCCGGGGAATGATGCGGGCGGGGCCGCTACATCGGACTGGGCAGTGGAATCGCTGCTCTCTCCGCCGCATGCGGTCAGTGCCGTCGCGGCAGCGATCGCGAAGGAAGCCGCCAGCACGCCGGCGGGACGAAGGCCACGCAGAGGATTCATCGGTATTCCTTTGGTAGTCGGTCCCGCCGGCGGATGGATCAGGCAACCGGGTGTCGGATGTGGATGTGTATCGCCGGTAGATGACCTAGCTAACTATGTATGTTTCGGTACTATCGCACATCGGCCGACCACGCGGAACAGGTTTATCGAACTATCTCTGCAGGCGGGACCGAGGGTTGACGGTGTTTCTGCGCTATGCCGAGGTTCAGGTCACGCGTTCGGGGGTGTGGCGAGTCCGAGTGCCTCCGGGTCGGGGATGAGACAAGGTCATATAAGTTAGTGTCCCGAGGGACATGAGGAGCGTCCCAGCTCTCTTCGGGGCCTCGGCCGAACCGGCGGATGATCGACGGCGACCCGGTTGCGTGGGGTCACATAGACAACTATGTTATATATGTTGCCGCGGTGAGTCACCGCAGTGCCGCGACCCACCGTCACCCGAGGGCGGAAGCTGCTCGGGTACTAGGAGTTGTCAATGCTCACAACACGTTTGACCGAGCTGTTCGGCATCGAGCATCCGATCGTGCAAGGCGGGATGATGTTCGTCGGCCGCGCCGCGCTGGCGGCCGCGGTGTCGAATGCCGGCGGCCTCGGAATCATCACCGCGCTCACCCAGCCGACCCCGGATGACCTGGCTGCGGAGATCGAGCGCTGTAAATCTCTGACCGACAGACCCTTCGGTGTCAACCTCACACTCACCCTCTCGATCAATCCACCGCCCTTCGCCGAGTACCGCCGGGTGATCATCGAGTCGGGTGTCGGGGTGGTCGAGACCGCAGGTTCGGATCCCACCGAACACATCGAACACCTCAAGGAACACGGGATCACCGTGATCCACAAGTGCACGAGTGTGGCGCATGCACTCAAGGCCGAACGGATCGGCGCGGACGCGGTGAGCATCGACGGCTTCGAATGTGCCGGGCACCCAGGTGAGGACGACATCCCCGGGCTCGTCCTCATCCCGGCGACCGCGGACGCCATCTCGATTCCGTTCGTCGCCTCGGGCGGTTTCGCCGATGGCCGTGGCCTCGCGGCGGCGCTCTCCCTCGGTGCGGACGGGATCAACATGGGGACGCGGTTCATGTGCACCCAGGAGAGTCCCGTGCACGACAACATCAAAGAACTGATCGTCGGGGCGACCGAGCGCGACACCCGGCTCATCATGCGGCAGCTACGGAACAGCATGCGGGTCGCCAAGAACACCGTGAGCGAGGAGGTCGTCGAGGTGCTGCAGCGTGGCGGCCGGTTCCGCGACATCAAGGACATGGTCGCGGGCGTCCGCGGGCGACGCGTCTTCGCCGAAGGAGACCCGGAACTGGGTATCTGGACGGTCGGTCTCGCACAGGGGCTCATTCACGATGTTCCGACCGCGGGCGACGTGGTCCGACGCAGTGCGGAGGAAGCAGAGCGCGTGATCGAGGGACTGGGGAAGATGATCGTAGGGGAATCACTCGTCACCGCGCGAGGGCCGAAGTGATGACCGGGAAGACCACACCTGAGGTGTCGGAGACACCGCCACTGCTGGTCGAGCGCGTCGATCAGGTGACGGTCTTGACCCTGAATCGTCCGGAACGCCGGAATGCGATCAACCGTGACATGCGCCGGGCGATCAAGAAGGAGTTGTGGCGTGCCGACGACGACCCCGACGTCCACGTGGTGGTCGTCAGCGGTGCGGGCAGTTCGTTCTCGTCCGGTGTCGACCTCCCGGAGGCGCTCTCGGGGCCGTCGCCGCGGACGGAGGGCCCGACACCGACGCAGGTGCTCCGCGCCATCTCCAAGCCGGTCATCGCCGCCGTCAACGGGCCTTGTTACACCGGAGGTTTCGAGCTCGCTGTCAACTGTTCGTTCATCATCGCATCGGAACAGGCCACCTTCGCCGACACGCATGCACAGATCGGACTGCTCAACGGGTGGGGTGGCAGCGCTCTGCTGCCCCGCACGGTCGGCCTGGCCGCTGCCATCCAGATCATCCTGAGCGGAGAACCGATCGATGCCGACACGGCGTTGCGGATCGGGTTGGCCAACGAGGTCGTGGCGCACGATCGCCTGCTGGACCGAACGCTCGAGATCGCGCACACGATAGCGGTCGGGCATCCCGGTGCCGTGCAACGGATGCTGCGTCTGCTGAAGGACGGCGCGGGCGCTTCGGTCACCGAGGCCCTCGCGCTCGAGGCCGAGGCGGCTGTGTCGTTCCGTACGACGGGCTCCGACATCACCGAGCGATACGGCCGGCGGCGGTCGGCGGCGAAGGGTTCCTGACGTGACCACCGATAGTGCGCGGCTCACCGGTGGAACCGGAGTCGGCGAGACTGCTGCACCGTGGCGTGAGCGGCTGGCGTCGCTGCTGGACGACTACACCCGGCGACCACGCCCGGGCACCTCTCGTGCCCGGTTCGATGCCGCGGTCGCCTGGCAATCCGAACTGGTGGACGCCGGCCTCGCGGCGCCTGGCTGGCCGGTGTCGGCAGGCGGCATGGGACTCGACCTCGACGATCAGCTCGACTACTACCGGATGACCTCGGCGGCGCGGGCCCCGAAACATCCCTGCAGCCTGTCGTTCATCGTCGCCCCGACCCTGATCGTCCACGGCACACAGCAGCAACGGGACCGCTACCTCGAACCACTGCTGCGCGCCGACGAGTTCTGGTGCCAGGGATTCTCCGAGCCCGGGGCCGGAAGCGATCTCGCGTCCCTCTCCACCCGTGCGGTCGCCGACGACGACGTGTATCGGGTGACCGGACAGAAGATCTGGACGACGATGGCCGACCGGGCCGACTGGATCTTCGCCCTGGTGCGGACGGGGCCGCCCGGCCGCGGGACCGCGGGTATCACCTACCTCCTCATCGCCATGGACTCGCCCGGCGTCGAGGTGCGTCCGCTGCGGGACGCGGCAGGCGGACACCATTTCGCGGAGGTGTTCTTCGACGATGTCGAGGTGCCCATGACGAACCGGGTGGGGGAGGAGGGGGAGGGCTGGTCGATCATGCGGACCTCTCTCGGGCACGAACGCGCGACGGCGTTCCTCGCCGACGAGTTCCGGTACCGCAAGACCGTCGATCAGGTGCTGCGCCTGGCCGTCGAGCAGGGGCGCCGCGACGATCCCCTCGTCCGGCAGCAAGTCGCCGACCTGGAAACCGATGTCCGTACGATCGCGACCAACAGCGCTCGAGCACTGAGTGCGGTTCTACGACAGGAAGATCCCGGTGGTGTCGCCTCGATCAATCGCCTCGTCAAGTCCGAGTTCGAGCAGCGACTGCACCGCCTCGCACTCCGGTTGACCGGGCCGGGCGCCGCCCTGGGTAGTCGGTCTGCCGGCGCGGTCGATGGTGGTCGATGGACGTACGGGTACCTGATGTCCCGGGCCTCGACCATCGGTGCCGGCACCGCGGAGATCCAGCGGAACACCATCGCGGAGACGGTTCTCGGCCTGTCATCGCACCGCGGTGAGGGACGTCGCGATCGGGTGGTGGAACCGGGACGCCCGTTGGCGACGCCGGAGAGCGATGAGCGCGCCGTCCGTTCGGCGGTCGCAGGCGTGGTGCGTTCCCGCGTCGACACCGACCGCATTCTCCACGGCCGTGTGGACACCGCCGAACTCTGGGATGCGCTCGTCGATTTCGGTCTGCCCGGACTCGCCGCACCCGAATCCCTCGGCGGTGGTGGCGCTTCGCCGCGGCTGCTGTGTGCGGCGATCGAGGAGGCGGCATACCGACTCGCCCCGGTTCCGCTTGTCCCCACCGTGGCCGCGCTCGCCTTGCTGCTCGCGTCCGGCGCCGAGGCCGCGGCCGTGCCGGTGATCGCCGGAGCACGTTGCGCCGTCGCCGTGGCCGTCGATGACTCCGGATGGCGCCTGGACGATACGGCTCCCACGGTGACCGACGGAGTGCTGACCGGTGTCGTGGACCGCGTCGTCGGGGTAACCGACGCCCAGATCCTCGTGGTCGTGGCGCGCAGCGCCGACACCGGGGACGCGGCCGTGGTGACCGTCGAGCCCGCGGATGCGGTGGTCACCCGGCAGGATCCGCTCGATCTCACGTCGTCGGTCGGTGCGGTATCCCTCGACGGTGTCCGTGGCGACGTGGTCGCGGTCGGGCCACAGGCCCGGCGCGGAATCGAAGAGGCACAGCGGATCGCACATCTGGCGATCGCTGCCGATTCGGTGGGCGTCGCCAATCGTGCCCTCGCCATGGCCGTCGACTGGGCCGGACAGCGGGAGCAGTTCGGCCGGACCATCGGATCGTTCCAGGCGGTGTCTCATCGCTGCGCCGACATGCTCGTCGAAGCGGAGGGCGCACGGAACCAGGTCCTCGCGGCCGCCGATCTCGACGGCGACAGCGTGGAAGCGGAACTGTCGGCTCAGCTGGCTGCGGCGCATGCACTGAGTGCTGCGGTCCGCGTGACCGAGTCATGCGTGCAGGTGCACGGCGGCATCGGCTTCACCTGGGAGCACCCCGCACATCTGCTACTGAGGCGGGCCCTCGCCAACGAGGCCTGGTGCGCGCGACCAGAATCCCTTCGCGATCAGGCTGCCGGCCGGGTGTTGGCGCAGTACTCCTGAGCGAACAGGCGTGAGCACTCGTACCGTCGGGCTGGGCGGGACAGCGCTCGCAGACCCGGCCGGCCGCGTGATCGATCACGCGGCCGGCCGGTGTCATGCGGGAACAGTTCGGTTCAGACGTCCCACTCCAGGATGATGTTCCCGTTGGGGCCGAGTTGGCCGCCGGACTCCGTCGGATGCGATTCCGGAGACAGCCGATAGTTCGGGATGTACCGGTGCCATTCCTCGAGGGCGATCCGCAGCTCGCGTCGCGCGAGGTGGGAGCCGAGGCAGCGATGTGGTCCGGCGCCGAAGGCGATGTGATTGTTCGGGCTGCGGTCCAGGTGAACCTCTTTGGCGTCCTCGTAGACCGATTCATCCCGGGTCGCCAGGTTGAGCGGTAAGCACACCATTTCCCCGGCCTTGATCGGGCATCCGGAGATCTCGGTGTCCTCGAGGACCTTTCGCGATGGGATCACGATCGCGAACGCGCGCAACATCTCCTCGATCGCCGAGGGGATCAGCTCGGGATCCTCGACGATCGCCTGCCGGTCCTCCTGGTGTGTCGACATATGGAGGAAGGTCGTCCCGAGGGTGGCGGTGACCGTGTCCAGACCTGCCATGAACATCAGGATGCAGAACGACTCCAGATCTTCCTGCGTCGCAGGCGCGTCGTCGATCTCGAAGGCGATGGCCTTGCTGATCAGATCGTCCTTCGGTTCCGCGCGCCGCTCGTCGATGAGCCCGCGGAAGTACTCGGTCAACTCGACAGTCGCCACCCCGCGTCGGCGAGCGGTCTCCTCGGCGTCGCCGGACACATGCAGGATCTCGTCTTCCCAGTGCAGGAACTTGTCGAGGTCCTCGAACGGCATCCCCATCAACTCGAGAAAAATGAACGACGGGTACTGGAGTGCGAAGTCCTGCATGAAGTCGCACTTGCCCTTCACCGCAATCGACTTGATCAACGAGACGGCACGCTCGCGAACCTTGTCCTCGAGTCCCTCGACGTTCTTCGGCGAGAACAACGGATTGAGCTGCTTACGCCACTGTTTGTGCTCGGTGCCGTCGAGCATCTGTGGGATCCAGCGGAATGTCGGGTTCGGATTGAACACGGTGACTGCCGTATTGGAGAAGACCTTGGCGTTCTGGTACGCCTTCAGGATGTCCTCGTACCGCGTGACGATGTAGTGTCCGTTGGCGAACTCGTTGCGTATGACGGGGGCCTCGTCACGCAGGTCGTCGTAACGGGCGAGCTTCTCGCCGAAGGGCAGTTCGGCATAGTGATTGAACTCGTGGATCGGGCACGTCGATGCGGATTCGGTTGTGCTCATGATCTCCTCCTGTGGTCGTGATCGGTGGTGGCCCGGTGGGGGTGCGGTTCAGTGGGTGTGCGCGGCCGACACCGGCTCGCCGAGGTCCATCGGTCCGAGCCGAGCGGCGGCGAGCAGCTCACCGATGTCGACCTCGAGGTCATCTGCCGCCGTGGTCGCGGCATCGAGGTCCTTGGTCAGATACCGGGATATCCGACGGCTGTAGGCTTCTGCGTCATCGCCGGAGGCGGCGATGTACCGGGATGCGGCGCTACCGCCACTCGCATCCGCGAGCAGGTCGAGGAACGCGCCCTCAGTGATGCCGAGGTCGGTGGCCGCCTTCAGCGCAGACAGCGTCACCTGGGTGCACGCGGCGAACAGGGCATTGTTGAGCAACTTCGCCGACAACGCCGCACCGGATGGGCCCATCCGGTGAATCGTGGCCGCGTACGCCGCGACGATCTCGGCGGAGCGGGTCATCGCGTCGTCGGCGCCGGCGAGTAGCACCGTGAGCGTGCCCTGCCGGATCAGCTCGGGCGTCCCGCTGAACGGCGCATCGACGACGGCCACCTCCCGCGGATCGCCGATCCCTTTGAGGCGCCGGATGGTACGGGGGCTCCCCGTAGTGTGCGAGACGAACACGGAACCCGGCGCCATCCGTTCGATGATCCCGCAGGCGACCTCGGTCAACTGGGCGTCGTCGAAGACACAAGCGATGACGACGTCCGATGTCGCGAGATCTTCGGCAGCAGGGACCATCGTTGCGCCGAGCCGTGTCAGGCGATCACGGACCTCGGGCCGCCGGGCGAACACCGCAGGATGTCGGCCCGCGGCGAGCAGGCGTTCGACCATGGGCTCGCCGATCTTTCCCGCTCCGACGAATCCGATCCGCGTGTGGTCCATACAGTTTCCTCGTGGTCGTGTGGTGATCGGCGGGTCGAGGTGGCCCCTCAGCCCGCCGCGACGCCCCAGATCATCGTCTTGGTCTGCAAGAACTCGTCCATGCCTGCCGCGCCGCGTTCGCGTCCGAGTCCGCTCTGCTTGTAGCCGCCGAAAGGGCCGTCGGGGTTCAGG contains:
- a CDS encoding acyl-CoA dehydrogenase family protein, with the translated sequence MTTDSARLTGGTGVGETAAPWRERLASLLDDYTRRPRPGTSRARFDAAVAWQSELVDAGLAAPGWPVSAGGMGLDLDDQLDYYRMTSAARAPKHPCSLSFIVAPTLIVHGTQQQRDRYLEPLLRADEFWCQGFSEPGAGSDLASLSTRAVADDDVYRVTGQKIWTTMADRADWIFALVRTGPPGRGTAGITYLLIAMDSPGVEVRPLRDAAGGHHFAEVFFDDVEVPMTNRVGEEGEGWSIMRTSLGHERATAFLADEFRYRKTVDQVLRLAVEQGRRDDPLVRQQVADLETDVRTIATNSARALSAVLRQEDPGGVASINRLVKSEFEQRLHRLALRLTGPGAALGSRSAGAVDGGRWTYGYLMSRASTIGAGTAEIQRNTIAETVLGLSSHRGEGRRDRVVEPGRPLATPESDERAVRSAVAGVVRSRVDTDRILHGRVDTAELWDALVDFGLPGLAAPESLGGGGASPRLLCAAIEEAAYRLAPVPLVPTVAALALLLASGAEAAAVPVIAGARCAVAVAVDDSGWRLDDTAPTVTDGVLTGVVDRVVGVTDAQILVVVARSADTGDAAVVTVEPADAVVTRQDPLDLTSSVGAVSLDGVRGDVVAVGPQARRGIEEAQRIAHLAIAADSVGVANRALAMAVDWAGQREQFGRTIGSFQAVSHRCADMLVEAEGARNQVLAAADLDGDSVEAELSAQLAAAHALSAAVRVTESCVQVHGGIGFTWEHPAHLLLRRALANEAWCARPESLRDQAAGRVLAQYS
- a CDS encoding cytochrome P450 — its product is MSTTESASTCPIHEFNHYAELPFGEKLARYDDLRDEAPVIRNEFANGHYIVTRYEDILKAYQNAKVFSNTAVTVFNPNPTFRWIPQMLDGTEHKQWRKQLNPLFSPKNVEGLEDKVRERAVSLIKSIAVKGKCDFMQDFALQYPSFIFLELMGMPFEDLDKFLHWEDEILHVSGDAEETARRRGVATVELTEYFRGLIDERRAEPKDDLISKAIAFEIDDAPATQEDLESFCILMFMAGLDTVTATLGTTFLHMSTHQEDRQAIVEDPELIPSAIEEMLRAFAIVIPSRKVLEDTEISGCPIKAGEMVCLPLNLATRDESVYEDAKEVHLDRSPNNHIAFGAGPHRCLGSHLARRELRIALEEWHRYIPNYRLSPESHPTESGGQLGPNGNIILEWDV
- a CDS encoding enoyl-CoA hydratase-related protein is translated as MTGKTTPEVSETPPLLVERVDQVTVLTLNRPERRNAINRDMRRAIKKELWRADDDPDVHVVVVSGAGSSFSSGVDLPEALSGPSPRTEGPTPTQVLRAISKPVIAAVNGPCYTGGFELAVNCSFIIASEQATFADTHAQIGLLNGWGGSALLPRTVGLAAAIQIILSGEPIDADTALRIGLANEVVAHDRLLDRTLEIAHTIAVGHPGAVQRMLRLLKDGAGASVTEALALEAEAAVSFRTTGSDITERYGRRRSAAKGS
- a CDS encoding NAD(P)-dependent oxidoreductase, with protein sequence MDHTRIGFVGAGKIGEPMVERLLAAGRHPAVFARRPEVRDRLTRLGATMVPAAEDLATSDVVIACVFDDAQLTEVACGIIERMAPGSVFVSHTTGSPRTIRRLKGIGDPREVAVVDAPFSGTPELIRQGTLTVLLAGADDAMTRSAEIVAAYAATIHRMGPSGAALSAKLLNNALFAACTQVTLSALKAATDLGITEGAFLDLLADASGGSAASRYIAASGDDAEAYSRRISRYLTKDLDAATTAADDLEVDIGELLAAARLGPMDLGEPVSAAHTH
- a CDS encoding ABC transporter substrate-binding protein; this encodes MNPLRGLRPAGVLAASFAIAAATALTACGGESSDSTAQSDVAAPPASFPGKAATGGEIKIGLINNEGGQAISQPDNRMAAEAAAQYANEQLGGIGGHKINLVECKNAEEPTSARDCANRMVEEKVSAVVVTTTGQGDVLVPIITGAGIPYVSASGQSMQELTSNNAFLWTGGFPSSLQAMAAHAKSENMKHVTAYTIDVPAAVNGLKAIGAPAFKASGVDLKIVTIPPGTPDATPQVSAGLADSPEGVVVVGEGTLCTAALKSLGTLGFSGEKMGIQACATPDVVTAVGSNINGTKIFTAAQTTGDNPEATLYRSVIAKYAPDTDISGYAYVGYQGVLGLVRATRSLDGADTSPAAVAGAIRTAKDVVLPAGDGLTFTCDGTASPQMKAVCGKGSVVATLQDGKLVDAQIVGGQ
- a CDS encoding nitronate monooxygenase family protein, coding for MLTTRLTELFGIEHPIVQGGMMFVGRAALAAAVSNAGGLGIITALTQPTPDDLAAEIERCKSLTDRPFGVNLTLTLSINPPPFAEYRRVIIESGVGVVETAGSDPTEHIEHLKEHGITVIHKCTSVAHALKAERIGADAVSIDGFECAGHPGEDDIPGLVLIPATADAISIPFVASGGFADGRGLAAALSLGADGINMGTRFMCTQESPVHDNIKELIVGATERDTRLIMRQLRNSMRVAKNTVSEEVVEVLQRGGRFRDIKDMVAGVRGRRVFAEGDPELGIWTVGLAQGLIHDVPTAGDVVRRSAEEAERVIEGLGKMIVGESLVTARGPK